A single region of the Granulicella aggregans genome encodes:
- a CDS encoding vitamin B12-dependent ribonucleotide reductase → MATIPTQAPATSAKQAPAPAASTKNAAPGLTFSRHFSKPGVSPYDEITWERRDAVIQDWKGNLIFEQKNVEVPTEWSVTATNIVASKYLHGLNGTAEREDGVRALITRVAESIRDWGIRDGYFATPEDAAIFYAELAHLLLNQKVAFNSPVWFNVGCDRLEPNSDAQNWHWNKHSCAVEFSVTGYSKPQCSACFINSVQDSLDSILTLAKTEGMLFKWGSGAGSNLSMIRGSMETLSGGGTASGPLSFMRGFDAFAGVIKSGGKTRRAAKMVILNIDHPDIEDFIECKVKEEEKAWHLVQAGYDGSGPDSEAYSSIFFQNANNSVRVTDEFMQAVESDGTFATRTVKEKSVVKEYKARDLMHKIAEATWQCGDPGMQYDTTINRWHTSKNTARINASNPCSEYMFLDDSACNLASFNLLKFLTPGGQFDIASYRHAIAIVTTAMEIIVDSAGYPTEMIAKNSHDYRPLGLGYANLGALLMAFGLPYDSDAGRDFAGAVTAILCGDAYWQSSRIAETCAPLGAATPLTQRAEITGGACPGFYVNREPFLDVIRMHRAEVNHIGKSKTSSEPFVAPQLNELVAAAKNSWDGALAHGEKFGYRNSQVTVLAPTGTIGFMMDCDTTGVEPDLALVKYKKLVGGGMIKIVNNTVPSALIKLGYNEADVNAIVSYIDATGTIEGAPAIKPEHLAVFDCSFKPAKGTRSISWMGHVKMMGAAQPFLSGAISKTVNLPQDCSVDDIAEAYMEAWRQGVKAVAIYRDNSKGTQPLNVSAQTDDNKKGTKAVSSTAEDTAAIEAGKQKIATLEAQVVSLNTQIKQIAEASLQNSDATDSQAPPRAVRHRLPAERASVTHKFALSGHEGYITVGLYPNGSPGEIFIRMAKEGSTVSGLMDSFATAVSLALQHGVPLRVLCEKFAHTRFEPSGWTGNPEIGYAKSIMDYIFRWIQMRFLSGTQLDLFAGMKQAASVPVAGHVTAPANTVSLNAAVEALSSFAEGGGPASSFNIPEYADRTAPQQGIAPDLQARSGLSSDLSSGGTASSFEDRGIYHTASAMRSMIDMGDSPSCATCGAIMTRNGSCYRCNECGSTSGCS, encoded by the coding sequence ATGGCGACCATCCCCACCCAGGCACCCGCAACGTCGGCAAAGCAGGCCCCCGCACCGGCAGCTTCCACAAAGAACGCAGCCCCCGGCCTCACCTTCTCCCGCCACTTCTCCAAGCCCGGCGTCTCGCCATACGACGAGATCACCTGGGAGCGCCGTGACGCCGTCATCCAGGACTGGAAGGGCAACCTCATCTTCGAGCAGAAGAACGTCGAAGTCCCCACCGAGTGGTCCGTCACCGCGACCAATATCGTCGCATCGAAGTATCTCCATGGCCTGAACGGCACCGCCGAACGTGAAGACGGCGTCCGCGCCCTCATCACCCGCGTTGCCGAGTCCATCCGCGACTGGGGTATCCGCGACGGCTACTTCGCTACGCCCGAAGATGCCGCCATATTCTACGCCGAGCTCGCCCACCTTCTCCTCAACCAGAAGGTCGCCTTCAACTCCCCCGTCTGGTTCAACGTCGGCTGTGACCGCCTCGAACCCAACTCCGACGCCCAGAACTGGCACTGGAACAAGCACTCCTGCGCCGTCGAGTTCTCCGTCACCGGCTACTCCAAGCCCCAGTGCAGCGCCTGCTTCATCAACTCTGTTCAGGACTCGCTCGACTCCATCCTCACCCTCGCCAAGACCGAAGGCATGCTCTTCAAGTGGGGATCGGGCGCAGGCTCGAACCTCTCCATGATCCGCGGGTCGATGGAAACCCTCAGCGGCGGAGGAACCGCCTCCGGCCCGCTCAGCTTCATGCGCGGCTTCGACGCCTTCGCCGGCGTCATCAAGTCCGGCGGCAAGACCCGCCGCGCCGCCAAGATGGTCATCCTCAACATCGACCACCCAGACATCGAAGACTTCATCGAGTGCAAGGTGAAGGAAGAAGAGAAGGCATGGCACCTCGTCCAGGCCGGCTACGACGGTTCAGGCCCCGACTCCGAAGCCTACAGCAGCATCTTCTTCCAGAACGCCAACAACTCCGTCCGCGTCACCGACGAGTTCATGCAGGCAGTCGAGTCCGACGGAACCTTCGCCACTCGCACCGTCAAAGAGAAGAGCGTGGTCAAGGAGTACAAGGCCCGCGACCTCATGCACAAGATCGCCGAAGCCACATGGCAGTGCGGCGACCCCGGCATGCAGTACGACACCACCATCAACCGCTGGCACACGAGCAAGAACACCGCCCGCATCAACGCCTCGAACCCCTGCTCCGAGTACATGTTCCTCGATGACTCGGCCTGCAACCTGGCCAGCTTCAATCTGCTGAAGTTCCTCACCCCCGGCGGCCAGTTCGACATCGCCAGCTACCGCCACGCTATCGCGATCGTCACTACCGCGATGGAGATCATCGTCGACTCCGCCGGATACCCCACGGAGATGATCGCGAAGAACTCGCACGACTACCGCCCGCTCGGCCTCGGCTACGCCAACCTCGGCGCGCTCCTCATGGCCTTCGGCCTTCCCTATGACTCCGACGCTGGCCGCGACTTCGCCGGTGCGGTAACCGCCATCCTCTGCGGCGACGCCTACTGGCAGTCCTCCCGCATCGCCGAGACCTGCGCACCTCTAGGTGCCGCGACGCCACTCACGCAGCGCGCCGAAATCACCGGCGGAGCCTGCCCCGGCTTCTACGTCAACCGCGAGCCTTTCCTTGACGTCATCCGCATGCACCGCGCCGAAGTCAACCACATCGGCAAGTCGAAGACCAGCTCCGAGCCCTTCGTCGCGCCTCAACTGAACGAACTCGTCGCTGCGGCCAAGAACTCTTGGGACGGCGCTCTTGCCCACGGCGAAAAGTTCGGCTACCGCAACTCCCAGGTCACCGTCCTTGCCCCCACCGGCACCATCGGCTTCATGATGGACTGCGACACCACCGGCGTCGAGCCTGACCTCGCCCTCGTCAAGTACAAGAAGCTGGTCGGCGGCGGCATGATCAAGATCGTCAACAACACCGTCCCCTCGGCCCTCATCAAGCTTGGCTACAACGAGGCCGACGTCAACGCCATCGTCAGCTACATCGACGCCACCGGCACCATCGAAGGCGCTCCCGCCATCAAGCCCGAGCACCTCGCCGTCTTCGACTGCAGCTTCAAGCCCGCCAAGGGAACCCGTTCCATCTCCTGGATGGGCCACGTCAAGATGATGGGCGCGGCACAGCCGTTCCTCTCCGGCGCCATCTCGAAGACCGTCAACCTGCCGCAGGACTGCTCCGTCGACGACATCGCCGAGGCCTACATGGAGGCCTGGCGTCAGGGCGTCAAGGCCGTCGCCATCTACCGCGACAACTCCAAGGGCACCCAGCCCCTCAACGTCTCCGCGCAAACGGACGACAACAAGAAGGGCACGAAGGCCGTCAGCAGCACCGCCGAAGACACCGCCGCGATCGAAGCCGGTAAACAGAAGATCGCAACCCTCGAAGCCCAGGTCGTGTCCCTCAATACGCAGATCAAGCAGATCGCCGAAGCCAGCCTGCAAAACTCCGACGCCACCGACTCGCAGGCCCCGCCTCGCGCCGTCCGTCATCGCCTCCCCGCCGAGCGCGCCAGCGTCACCCACAAGTTCGCGCTCTCCGGCCACGAGGGCTACATCACCGTCGGCCTCTACCCCAACGGCAGCCCCGGCGAGATCTTCATCCGCATGGCCAAGGAGGGCTCCACCGTCTCCGGCCTGATGGACTCCTTCGCCACGGCCGTCTCGCTCGCCCTCCAGCACGGCGTTCCGCTGCGTGTGCTCTGCGAGAAGTTCGCCCACACCCGCTTCGAGCCCTCGGGCTGGACCGGCAACCCCGAGATCGGCTACGCCAAGTCCATCATGGATTACATCTTCCGCTGGATCCAGATGCGCTTCCTCTCCGGCACCCAGCTCGACCTCTTCGCCGGCATGAAGCAGGCAGCGTCGGTCCCGGTAGCCGGACACGTCACGGCTCCTGCCAACACGGTAAGCCTAAACGCCGCCGTAGAAGCCTTGTCATCCTTCGCCGAAGGCGGAGGACCTGCTTCTTCCTTCAACATCCCCGAGTACGCCGACCGCACCGCGCCCCAGCAAGGCATCGCCCCGGACCTTCAGGCCCGCAGCGGCCTATCCTCTGACTTGTCATCCGGAGGAACCGCTTCATCCTTCGAAGATCGCGGCATCTACCACACCGCCTCCGCCATGCGCTCCATGATCGACATGGGCGACAGCCCAAGCTGCGCCACCTGCGGAGCCATCATGACCAGAAACGGCTCCTGCTACCGCTGCAACGAGTGCGGCAGCACCAGCGGCTGCAGCTAG